A single window of Carassius gibelio isolate Cgi1373 ecotype wild population from Czech Republic chromosome A19, carGib1.2-hapl.c, whole genome shotgun sequence DNA harbors:
- the LOC127935122 gene encoding uncharacterized protein LOC127935122 yields MSFTMLKLLLLLWVFNYSETIPIHAAGKKGGSVILPCEFKAREIFHIRLNRQPTSFEGEIFVYDKKYCSKRVCKKGACDVVIKDLRLSDAGKYILNVYYNNAESLLEPQVRTYQLHIYDDISVKIGEVLKLDVLLPDALQVMHQNTSSAEWKMVWKRGSKSRVNIKQDRLKDSNGSLSIKRFMAEDAGTYRVLGYEGEILITVTVTVTEEKSKSPTESKGNLNYTDDEQKRNHWSLFGPAGLVVLFVLFLILIAAIIKKMQ; encoded by the exons ATGAGTTTTACCAT GTTGAAGCTTCTGCTGCTATTATGGGTTTTCAATTACAGTG AAACCATCCCTATACATGCGGCAGGAAAAAAGGGAGGCAGTGTCATCTTACCGTGTGAATTTAAGGCCAGGGAGATTTTTCATATTCGACTGAACAGACAGCCAACTTCCTTTGAAGGAGAAATCTTTGTGTATGATAAGAAATACTGCAGTAAGCGAGTTTGTAAAAAAGGAGCGTGTGACGTCGTCATCAAGGATCTGAGACTGAGTGACGCtgggaaatacattttaaacgtcTATTACAATAATGCTGAGTCCCTGCTGGAGCCACAAGTCAGGACGTACCAACTTCATATTTATG ATGATATTTCGGTCAAAATCGGTGAGGTGCTGAAGCTGGATGTTCTGTTGCCAGATGCTCTTCAAGTTATGCATCAAAACACAAGCAGCGCAGAATGGAAGATGGTGTGGAAGAGAGGCAGCAAATCAAGGGTTAATATAAAACAAGATCGACTGAAGGACAGTAATGGGAGTCTGAGCATTAAAAGGTTTATGGCTGAAGATGCAGGAACATACAGAGTTCTGGGCTATGAAGGAGAAATCTTGATCACAGTCACAGTCACAGTCACTGAAGAGAAGTCAAAATCCCCTACAGAATCAAAAGGAAATCTGAACTACACGGATGATGAACAAAAGCGTA ATCACTGGAGTTTGTTCGGGCCGGCGGGATTGGTTGTGTTGTTTGTAttgtttctgattctgattgcTGCTATCATCAAAAAGATGCAGTGA